In a genomic window of Cynocephalus volans isolate mCynVol1 chromosome 1, mCynVol1.pri, whole genome shotgun sequence:
- the FRZB gene encoding secreted frizzled-related protein 3, with the protein MIVSTSRGEEETAERTSRRPAHCCALPHPAGIMVCGGTGGMLLLLLRAGLLALAALCLLRVPGAQAAACEPVRIPLCKSLPWNMTKMPNHLHHSTQANAILAIEQFEGLLGTHCSPDLLFFLCAMYAPICTIDFQHEPIKPCKSVCERARQGCEPILIKYRHSWPESLACEELPVYDRGVCISPEAIVTADGSDFPMDTSTGNCRGTSSERCKCKPIRASQKTYFRNNYNYVIRAKVKEVKTKCHDVTAVVEVKEILKSSLVNIPRDTINLYTSSGCLCPPLNVNEEYIIMGYEDEERSRLLLVEGSIAEKWKDRLGKKVKRWDMKLRHLGLTKSDSSITDSTQSQKSGRNSNPRQARN; encoded by the exons ATGATTGTGTCCACTAgcaggggggaggaggagacgGCGGAGCGGACCTCTCGGCGTCCGGCGCACTGCTGCGCCCTGCCCCATCCCGCCGGGATCATGGTCTGCGGCGGCACGGGagggatgctgctgctgctgctgcgcgCCGGGCTGCTCGCCCTGGCCGCGCTCTGCCTGCTCCGGGTGCCCGGAGCCCAGGCTGCAGCCTGTGAGCCCGTCCGCATCCCCCTGTGCAAGTCCCTGCCCTGGAACATGACCAAGATGCCCAACCACCTGCACCACAGCACCCAGGCCAACGCCATCCTGGCCATCGAGCAGTTCGAAGGTCTGCTGGGCACCCACTGCAGCCCCGAcctgctcttcttcctctgtGCCATGTACGCGCCCATCTGCACCATCGACTTCCAGCACGAGCCCATCAAGCCCTGCAAGTCTGTGTGCGAGCGGGCCCGGCAGGGCTGTGAGCCCATCCTCATCAAGTACCGCCACTCGTGGCCGGAGAGCCTGgcctgtgaggagctgcccgtgTACGACCGGGGCGTGTGCATCTCTCCCGAGGCCATCGTCACCGCAGACGGATCAG ATTTTCCTATGGATACTAGTACTGGAAACTGCAGAGGGACAAGCAGTG aaCGCTGCAAATGTAAGCCTATTAGAGCTTCACAGAAGACCTATTTCCGGAACAATTACAACTACG TCATTCGGGCTAAAGTTAAAGAGGTAAAGACAAAGTGCCATGATGTGACTGCAGTAGTGGAGGTGAAGGAGATTCTGAAGTCTTCTCTGGTAAACATCCCAAGGGATACCATCAACCTTTACACCAGCTCTGGCTGCCTATGTCCTCCACTTAATGTAAATGAGGAATATATCATCATGGGCTATGAAGATGAGGAACGCTCCAG attacTCTTGGTGGAAGGCTCTATAGCTGAGAAATGGAAGGATCGACTTGGTAAAAAAGTTAAG cgCTGGGATATGAAGCTCCGTCATCTTGGACTGACTAAAAGTGATTCTAGTATTACTGATTCTACCCAAAGTCAGAAGTCTGGCAGGAACTCTAACCCCCGGCAAGCACGCAACTAA